A region from the uncultured Draconibacterium sp. genome encodes:
- a CDS encoding Bax inhibitor-1/YccA family protein: MMNITKSSNPVLKENVFSRNYTAQSDVMTVNGTINKTALMLLLVIAGAVFTWNKFFDAVASNPEAGIAAVAPWLAIGGIGGFITVLVTVFRPQSSGISAPVYAVFEGLFLGGISALFESMYPQQGIVLRAVMLTLAVFMVMLFLYRSGIIKVTQKFMMGVVAATAGIAVVYLVSFIGGMFGMDTSFLHGNSNLSIGISLVVVAIAALNLVLDFSFIEKASAQGAPKYMEWYGAFGLMVTLIWLYLEILRLLSKIASRD; the protein is encoded by the coding sequence ATGATGAATATTACAAAATCTTCAAATCCTGTTTTAAAAGAGAATGTATTTAGCAGGAATTATACGGCACAGTCGGATGTAATGACTGTAAATGGCACCATAAATAAAACAGCATTAATGTTGCTGTTGGTAATTGCCGGTGCCGTTTTTACCTGGAACAAATTTTTTGATGCAGTTGCAAGTAATCCTGAAGCAGGAATTGCAGCAGTTGCACCCTGGCTGGCCATTGGCGGAATCGGCGGCTTTATAACAGTTTTGGTAACGGTTTTTCGCCCGCAAAGTTCGGGTATTTCAGCTCCGGTTTATGCGGTTTTCGAAGGATTGTTTCTGGGGGGAATTTCTGCCTTATTCGAGAGCATGTATCCTCAGCAAGGAATAGTGTTGAGAGCAGTAATGCTAACGCTGGCCGTTTTTATGGTAATGCTGTTTTTATACCGTTCGGGAATTATTAAAGTAACCCAAAAATTTATGATGGGTGTGGTTGCAGCTACCGCAGGAATTGCCGTTGTTTACCTGGTAAGCTTTATTGGTGGAATGTTTGGGATGGATACCTCTTTTTTACACGGTAACAGTAATTTGAGTATTGGAATTAGTTTAGTTGTTGTGGCCATTGCTGCTTTAAACCTGGTGCTCGATTTTTCATTTATCGAAAAAGCATCGGCACAGGGTGCTCCAAAATACATGGAGTGGTACGGGGCTTTCGGGTTAATGGTAACGCTTATTTGGTTATACCTCGAAATACTGCGCTTATTGTCGAAAATCGCCAGCCGCGATTAA
- a CDS encoding iron-sulfur cluster assembly protein, whose amino-acid sequence MDKRIDLIINNLKEVYDPEIPVNVYDLGLIYNVDVDENNQANILMTLTAPGCPVVDVLVDDITQAAQSVEGIEKVDVELTFEPPWDKSMMSEEARLELGFF is encoded by the coding sequence ATGGATAAAAGAATAGACTTAATAATTAATAACCTGAAAGAGGTTTACGACCCGGAGATTCCGGTAAACGTTTACGATTTGGGACTGATATACAACGTGGATGTGGACGAAAATAATCAGGCCAATATACTCATGACGCTCACTGCGCCGGGTTGCCCGGTGGTTGATGTTTTAGTCGACGATATCACTCAGGCGGCCCAATCGGTTGAAGGAATTGAAAAAGTTGACGTAGAATTAACTTTCGAACCACCATGGGATAAATCGATGATGAGCGAAGAGGCCCGGCTCGAATTGGGTTTCTTTTAA
- a CDS encoding type B 50S ribosomal protein L31, which produces MKKDIHPKEYRLVAFKDMSNGHTFITRSTVDTKETETIDGVEYPVYKLEISNTSHPFYTGKTKLVDTAGRVDKFMSRYGKHMENRKK; this is translated from the coding sequence ATGAAAAAAGACATTCATCCAAAGGAGTACAGATTGGTAGCTTTTAAAGACATGTCGAACGGTCATACTTTTATTACCCGCTCTACTGTTGATACCAAAGAAACAGAAACTATCGACGGAGTTGAATACCCGGTTTATAAACTGGAAATTTCTAATACTTCGCATCCATTTTACACAGGTAAAACCAAACTTGTGGATACTGCCGGACGTGTTGACAAATTCATGAGCCGTTACGGAAAACACATGGAGAACAGAAAGAAATAA
- a CDS encoding cysteine desulfurase, with the protein MNYDTEKIRAYFPILQQKVYNKPLVYLDTAASAQKPVQVLLKLEQLHNDYYGNIHRGAHYMADKATLEYEEVRDKVKTFINASSRKEIIFTKGATESINLVASSFCEKYVSEDDEIIVSEMEHHSNIVPWQINAEKRKAKIVKLPFNDNGLLEIEKLPELITSKTRLIAVNHVSNVLGTINPISEIVKIAHKAGIAVMVDGAQASAHLKINVQELDVDFYAFSAHKVYGPNGVGVLYGKEKWLEEMPPYQGGGQMISEVSFNGTTFNELPYKFEAGTPNITNLAGFGAALDLVNEIGVENIGRHEHELLEYATQQLKNIEGLRIYGEAPNKSGVICFNINGIHSYDLGMLIDKMGIAIRTGHHCADPIMQHFGISACARISFGMYNTKEEIDLFMQALNKAILML; encoded by the coding sequence ATGAATTACGATACCGAAAAAATAAGAGCATATTTCCCCATACTTCAGCAAAAAGTATACAACAAACCGCTGGTTTATCTCGATACAGCAGCATCAGCACAAAAGCCCGTTCAGGTATTGCTAAAACTTGAACAATTGCACAACGACTATTATGGAAACATTCACCGGGGTGCACATTACATGGCCGATAAAGCTACGCTTGAATATGAAGAGGTTCGAGACAAAGTGAAAACTTTCATTAACGCATCCTCGCGCAAAGAGATTATTTTCACTAAAGGAGCCACTGAAAGTATAAACCTGGTAGCAAGCAGCTTCTGCGAAAAATATGTTTCAGAAGACGATGAAATTATCGTGTCGGAAATGGAACACCATTCAAATATTGTTCCCTGGCAAATTAATGCCGAAAAACGAAAAGCAAAAATTGTAAAACTTCCATTTAACGACAATGGTTTGCTTGAAATAGAAAAGTTACCGGAACTGATTACCTCGAAAACAAGACTAATTGCAGTAAACCATGTGTCAAATGTATTGGGTACCATTAACCCCATTTCCGAAATTGTTAAAATTGCCCATAAAGCGGGTATAGCAGTTATGGTTGACGGCGCCCAGGCATCAGCACATTTAAAAATAAACGTACAAGAGCTTGATGTTGATTTTTATGCATTTTCGGCACACAAAGTTTATGGCCCAAACGGTGTTGGAGTATTGTATGGGAAAGAAAAATGGCTGGAAGAAATGCCACCGTATCAGGGCGGAGGACAAATGATCTCGGAGGTGTCGTTTAATGGCACAACGTTTAACGAACTGCCCTATAAATTTGAGGCCGGAACCCCTAACATTACAAACCTGGCAGGTTTTGGTGCGGCACTGGATTTGGTTAACGAGATTGGCGTTGAAAACATTGGTCGGCACGAACACGAATTACTCGAATATGCCACCCAGCAATTAAAAAACATTGAAGGTTTAAGAATTTATGGTGAGGCCCCTAATAAATCAGGGGTTATCTGTTTTAATATTAATGGAATACATTCTTACGATTTGGGAATGCTGATCGATAAAATGGGAATTGCCATTCGTACCGGTCATCACTGCGCCGATCCGATAATGCAACATTTTGGCATTTCGGCCTGTGCGCGTATCTCATTTGGGATGTACAATACCAAAGAAGAAATCGATCTTTTTATGCAGGCACTCAACAAAGCAATACTGATGCTGTAG
- a CDS encoding SufE family protein, with protein MSIEEIQQEIIEEFSMYEDWMDKYGYLIELGNDLEELDAKDKNDQNIIKGCQSRVWLVADMKDGKINFRGESDAVIVKGLVALLLRVVSGRTPKELLENELHFIDDLGLKQHLSPTRSNGLLAMVKQIRLYAVAYSKIAG; from the coding sequence ATGAGCATAGAAGAAATTCAGCAAGAGATAATTGAGGAGTTTTCGATGTACGAAGACTGGATGGACAAATATGGGTACCTGATTGAATTGGGTAACGATTTGGAAGAACTGGATGCGAAAGATAAGAACGACCAGAATATTATTAAAGGTTGCCAATCGCGTGTTTGGCTGGTGGCCGATATGAAAGACGGTAAAATCAATTTCCGCGGCGAAAGCGATGCGGTTATTGTAAAAGGTTTGGTAGCCTTGTTGCTTCGCGTGGTTTCGGGGCGCACACCCAAAGAACTACTTGAAAATGAGCTGCATTTTATTGACGACCTGGGACTAAAACAACACCTGTCGCCTACCCGCTCGAACGGTCTGTTGGCGATGGTAAAACAAATTCGTTTATACGCTGTTGCATATAGCAAGATTGCAGGATAA
- a CDS encoding thiamine diphosphokinase, whose product MNWFPFNSKVVILCDGSFPNHAVPLSVLTNAHEIICCDGAADKLIEFGMEPTFIVGDIDSVSEETKKNYAERIVLNTDQETNDQTKAVEFVLSRGAKEVIILGATGKREDHTIGNISLLLNYAEKLNVISISNSGIFRPVLYSQSLPSFKGQQVSIFSLGIPAAITSKNLKYPLKNTTLSSWWMGTLNECMGDSFSLEFATGKLIVFQKFDQ is encoded by the coding sequence ATGAATTGGTTCCCTTTTAATTCAAAAGTTGTTATACTTTGTGACGGATCTTTCCCCAACCATGCCGTACCTCTTTCGGTATTAACAAATGCACACGAAATAATCTGCTGCGATGGAGCCGCTGATAAACTCATTGAATTTGGCATGGAGCCAACATTTATAGTGGGCGATATTGATTCGGTATCGGAAGAAACAAAAAAGAATTATGCCGAACGTATTGTTTTAAATACCGACCAGGAAACCAACGACCAAACCAAAGCCGTTGAATTTGTGCTGAGCCGGGGTGCCAAAGAAGTTATTATTTTAGGTGCCACCGGAAAACGCGAGGATCATACCATCGGCAATATTTCCTTGCTGTTAAATTATGCTGAAAAGCTTAATGTAATTTCCATCAGCAATTCGGGTATTTTTCGTCCGGTTCTTTATTCGCAGTCACTGCCTTCGTTTAAGGGACAACAGGTTTCCATTTTTTCATTGGGGATTCCGGCTGCCATTACTTCAAAAAATTTAAAATATCCTTTAAAAAACACCACCTTAAGTTCGTGGTGGATGGGCACCTTAAACGAATGCATGGGCGATTCTTTTTCGCTTGAGTTTGCAACCGGAAAGCTCATCGTTTTTCAAAAATTTGACCAATAG
- a CDS encoding GNAT family N-acetyltransferase — MQLLEVVDKRTKKQFHQVPHIIYKNDSNWAAPLQGMVEGIFDPNKNKTFRNGKAIRWVLLNEKGELIGRIAAFINFNLAKTYEQPTGGCGFFECIDNQEAANLLFNAAANWNKENGMEAMDGPINFGENYVNWGLLVDGFMPQGFGMPYNPKYYEKLFREFGFDVYFEQYCYHLDYTVPFPERFWKIAGWVAKKPQYQFKHFDFKQADKFVKDFCDIYDAAWSFHEHYKPLDPDDLHDFLTESKAILDPEMIWYAYADEKPIAMFVMIPDINQLLAKLNGKLNLPGILKFLYYKKKKVINRTRIFLMGVDPKFQRSGIESGIFWHQEQVMKKKSHRHYTEVELSWAGDFNPKIIAIYEATGAKRAKTHYTMRYMFDRSKPVTKAPLIS, encoded by the coding sequence ATGCAGTTACTAGAAGTCGTTGACAAGCGGACAAAAAAACAGTTTCACCAGGTGCCCCATATTATTTACAAGAATGATTCGAACTGGGCGGCTCCGTTGCAGGGAATGGTTGAGGGGATTTTCGATCCGAATAAAAACAAAACCTTTAGGAATGGTAAAGCTATTCGTTGGGTACTGCTTAACGAAAAAGGTGAGCTTATAGGCCGCATAGCTGCATTTATAAATTTTAATCTGGCAAAAACCTACGAGCAACCAACCGGAGGCTGTGGTTTTTTTGAGTGTATTGACAACCAGGAAGCAGCTAACCTGCTTTTTAATGCAGCTGCCAATTGGAATAAAGAAAACGGTATGGAAGCCATGGATGGTCCCATAAATTTTGGCGAAAATTACGTAAACTGGGGACTGTTGGTTGACGGTTTTATGCCACAGGGATTTGGCATGCCATACAATCCTAAATATTACGAGAAACTTTTTCGGGAATTTGGTTTTGATGTTTATTTCGAGCAGTATTGTTACCACCTTGATTATACGGTGCCTTTTCCCGAACGCTTTTGGAAAATTGCAGGCTGGGTGGCCAAAAAGCCGCAGTACCAGTTTAAACATTTCGATTTTAAACAGGCCGATAAATTTGTAAAAGACTTCTGCGATATTTACGATGCCGCCTGGTCTTTTCATGAGCACTATAAACCGCTTGACCCGGATGATTTACATGATTTCCTTACCGAATCAAAAGCCATTCTTGACCCGGAAATGATTTGGTATGCCTATGCCGACGAAAAACCAATTGCCATGTTTGTAATGATTCCCGATATCAATCAGCTGTTGGCAAAGCTTAACGGGAAGTTGAATTTGCCGGGGATTCTGAAGTTTTTATACTATAAAAAGAAAAAAGTAATAAATCGTACCCGGATTTTCCTGATGGGGGTTGATCCAAAATTCCAGCGTTCTGGAATTGAGTCAGGAATCTTCTGGCATCAGGAGCAGGTGATGAAAAAGAAATCGCATCGCCACTACACTGAGGTTGAACTCTCGTGGGCAGGCGATTTTAATCCGAAAATAATTGCTATTTACGAAGCTACAGGCGCAAAAAGAGCCAAAACCCATTATACCATGCGGTATATGTTCGACAGGAGCAAACCGGTAACCAAAGCTCCACTAATAAGCTAG
- the rbr gene encoding rubrerythrin — protein sequence MTKLAGTKTEQNLLKAFAGESQARMRYDYFAKQAKKEGLEQIAAIFEETALNEKEHAKRFFKFLEDGNMVEITATYPAGKIGTTMENLKASAEGENEEWTELYPEFAKVAEEEGFKEIAMAFKLIARVEEAHENRYRTLYTNLEEGKVFKRGDKVVWKCRNCGFIHEGKAAPKLCPACQHPQSYFEIKETNY from the coding sequence ATGACAAAATTAGCAGGTACCAAAACCGAACAGAATTTGTTAAAAGCATTTGCAGGTGAATCGCAGGCACGCATGCGTTACGATTATTTTGCCAAACAAGCAAAAAAAGAAGGATTAGAGCAAATTGCCGCCATTTTTGAAGAAACAGCACTCAACGAAAAAGAGCATGCCAAACGTTTCTTTAAATTTCTGGAAGACGGAAATATGGTAGAAATTACTGCCACTTATCCGGCCGGAAAAATTGGTACAACTATGGAAAACCTGAAAGCATCAGCCGAAGGTGAAAACGAAGAATGGACGGAACTGTATCCGGAATTTGCAAAAGTTGCCGAAGAAGAGGGATTTAAAGAAATTGCAATGGCTTTTAAATTAATTGCCCGAGTGGAAGAAGCACACGAAAACCGCTACCGCACTTTATACACAAACCTTGAGGAGGGAAAAGTATTTAAGCGTGGCGACAAGGTAGTTTGGAAATGCAGAAACTGTGGTTTTATTCACGAAGGAAAAGCGGCGCCAAAATTGTGCCCGGCTTGCCAGCACCCTCAGTCGTATTTCGAAATTAAGGAAACAAATTATTAG
- a CDS encoding class I SAM-dependent methyltransferase — protein sequence MINKTLSEIVHCTNCGAIPLTSAEGKRQLNCKKCGANYEVKNGVLVMLPNHAAKEMADSEIHSKQSSVFNYIDHYQKDGIEHDYFQERDPGTEHIERRVREQIFSQFTNTTGKVLDVGCGRAWVAQHLCPKNYEVVSMDISLKNTTEALKLYPFKNHSAIVADVFSLPFNENSFDYIIASEIIEHVVDPKIFVENLMRALKPGGTLIVTTPYKEKIRYSLCVHCNKLTPLHAHIHSFDEKILSTMYAGEDLQSCNYITFANKIPIHLRMHLFFRFFGFRCWKIADRFFNLIHNSPMRILVKWQKK from the coding sequence ATGATAAATAAAACACTTTCTGAAATAGTACATTGTACCAATTGCGGAGCCATTCCATTAACTTCGGCTGAAGGCAAGAGGCAACTGAATTGTAAAAAATGCGGGGCAAATTACGAGGTAAAAAACGGTGTTTTAGTTATGCTTCCCAACCACGCAGCTAAAGAAATGGCCGATTCAGAAATTCACTCAAAGCAAAGTTCGGTTTTTAACTACATCGATCATTACCAGAAAGACGGCATTGAACACGACTATTTTCAGGAACGTGACCCGGGGACAGAACACATCGAGCGCAGGGTAAGAGAACAGATTTTTTCGCAATTTACAAACACAACAGGCAAGGTACTCGATGTAGGTTGCGGCCGGGCGTGGGTTGCGCAACATTTGTGTCCTAAAAACTATGAGGTTGTTTCAATGGATATCTCGTTGAAAAACACCACAGAGGCACTAAAATTATATCCGTTTAAAAATCACTCGGCAATTGTTGCCGATGTATTTTCCTTACCTTTCAATGAAAATAGTTTCGACTACATAATTGCTTCAGAAATTATTGAGCATGTTGTTGATCCGAAAATATTTGTTGAAAACCTGATGCGGGCACTAAAACCCGGCGGCACACTGATTGTTACCACACCTTACAAAGAGAAAATCAGATACTCGCTGTGTGTACACTGTAACAAACTAACTCCGCTCCACGCACACATTCACTCGTTCGACGAGAAAATCCTCAGCACCATGTATGCCGGAGAGGATTTACAATCGTGCAATTACATCACATTTGCCAATAAAATTCCCATCCACCTGCGAATGCACTTGTTTTTTCGCTTTTTCGGGTTTCGTTGCTGGAAAATAGCCGACAGGTTTTTTAACCTTATACACAATTCACCCATGCGAATACTGGTTAAATGGCAAAAAAAATAA
- the lon gene encoding endopeptidase La, which translates to MGKYKNTALHTMFGSGMMDDESDFLPIIADGDDKELKNTEVPSVLPILPLRNTVLFPGVVLPITVGRERSLKLIRDVNRGSKLLGTVAQKDYTVDRPETADLYDIGTVAEIMKVLEMPDGSTSVIIQGKRRFKVNEFVAEDPYFKASVEPLNDLSSEDDNEFNAIVGSLKDLSIKVAQFSANVPPEATFAVKNIENSTFLINFICSNTDINVDDKQKLLEIGVLKDRGIQAISFLVKEVQMLELKQDIQKKVKTDMDKQQREFMLNQQMKTIQDELGGNPVEQEINNLKERAKDKKWTKEVDEFFHREVEKLARLNPAAGEYSVQFTFCQTLLDLPWNEYTEDNFDLKHASKVLDEDHYGLEKVKERMLEHLAVLKLKNDMKSPILCLYGPPGVGKTSLGKSVARALGRKYARMSLGGLHDESEIRGHRKTYIGAMPGRIIQNIKKAKSSNPVFILDEIDKVSKHFHGDPASALLEVLDPEQNGEFHDNYIEQDYDLSKVMFIATANSLSTIAPPLRDRLELIEVSGYLVEEKIEIAKRHLIPKQLENHGLKKADLTFPKDIIELIIDGYTRESGVRELDKKLAKVVRRIAKKIAFEESYNKKLTKADVREYLGVIEYSKEKYQGNDFAGVVTGLAWTAVGGEILFVETSLSKGKGALTLTGNLGDVMKESAMLAHEYLKSHAEELNIKPQVFENWNVHVHVPEGAIPKDGPSAGVTMVTSLASAFTQRKVKKNLAMTGEITLRGKVLPVGGIKEKILAAKRAGITEVILSKENRKNLEDIKEAYLKGLKFHFVETIMDVLEIALLKTKVDKPMKIE; encoded by the coding sequence ATGGGGAAATATAAAAATACAGCGTTGCATACAATGTTTGGATCGGGAATGATGGATGATGAATCGGATTTTCTTCCAATAATTGCTGATGGAGACGACAAGGAACTTAAAAATACGGAGGTACCTTCGGTGTTGCCCATTTTGCCATTGCGTAATACCGTATTGTTTCCGGGGGTAGTACTGCCAATCACAGTTGGGCGCGAACGTTCGTTAAAATTAATACGCGATGTTAATCGTGGCAGTAAATTGCTGGGAACGGTAGCACAGAAAGATTATACCGTAGACCGGCCCGAAACAGCCGATTTGTATGATATTGGTACCGTTGCAGAAATAATGAAAGTGCTTGAAATGCCCGATGGCTCAACATCTGTGATTATTCAGGGGAAAAGGCGTTTTAAAGTAAATGAGTTTGTTGCCGAAGATCCCTATTTTAAGGCATCAGTTGAACCTTTGAATGATTTAAGCTCGGAGGATGATAACGAGTTTAATGCCATTGTTGGTTCACTAAAAGACCTGTCGATAAAGGTTGCACAGTTCTCGGCAAATGTGCCCCCCGAAGCTACTTTTGCCGTTAAAAATATCGAAAACTCTACCTTTCTTATCAACTTTATTTGTTCCAATACCGATATTAATGTCGACGATAAACAAAAGCTGCTCGAAATAGGAGTGCTTAAAGACAGGGGAATACAGGCCATTAGCTTTTTGGTAAAAGAGGTACAAATGTTGGAGCTGAAACAGGATATCCAGAAAAAGGTTAAAACCGACATGGATAAGCAGCAGCGCGAGTTCATGCTAAACCAGCAAATGAAAACCATTCAGGATGAGCTCGGTGGCAATCCGGTGGAGCAGGAAATTAATAACCTGAAGGAACGTGCAAAAGACAAAAAATGGACGAAAGAGGTGGATGAGTTTTTTCATCGCGAGGTGGAAAAGCTGGCACGTTTGAATCCGGCCGCAGGTGAATATTCAGTACAGTTTACTTTTTGCCAAACCCTGCTCGATTTACCCTGGAATGAATATACCGAAGATAATTTTGATTTAAAGCATGCCAGTAAAGTACTTGACGAAGACCACTACGGCCTTGAAAAAGTAAAGGAACGGATGCTGGAACACTTGGCAGTGTTAAAACTGAAAAACGATATGAAATCGCCCATCCTTTGCTTGTATGGCCCTCCGGGAGTTGGAAAAACATCGTTGGGGAAATCAGTAGCGCGGGCACTTGGGCGTAAATATGCACGTATGAGTTTAGGCGGTTTACACGATGAATCAGAAATTCGCGGCCACCGGAAAACCTACATCGGAGCCATGCCCGGACGAATAATTCAGAATATTAAAAAAGCCAAATCGTCAAATCCCGTGTTTATTTTGGATGAGATTGATAAAGTTTCGAAACATTTTCATGGCGACCCGGCTTCAGCTTTGCTTGAGGTGCTTGATCCGGAACAAAATGGCGAGTTTCATGACAATTATATTGAACAGGATTACGACCTGTCGAAAGTAATGTTTATTGCAACTGCCAATTCCTTGAGCACCATTGCACCGCCGTTGCGCGACCGTTTGGAACTAATTGAAGTGAGTGGTTACCTGGTTGAAGAAAAAATTGAGATTGCCAAACGACATCTTATTCCGAAGCAGTTGGAAAACCACGGATTAAAGAAAGCAGACCTTACATTTCCGAAAGATATTATTGAATTGATAATTGATGGCTATACACGCGAAAGTGGGGTGAGGGAACTGGATAAAAAGCTGGCCAAGGTGGTTCGTAGGATTGCCAAAAAAATTGCTTTTGAGGAATCGTACAATAAAAAGCTTACCAAGGCTGATGTTCGCGAATACCTTGGAGTAATCGAATATTCGAAAGAAAAATACCAGGGCAACGATTTTGCCGGTGTGGTAACCGGGCTGGCCTGGACTGCTGTGGGGGGCGAAATTCTTTTTGTGGAAACCAGCCTGAGCAAAGGCAAAGGAGCATTAACCCTTACCGGTAACCTGGGCGATGTAATGAAAGAATCGGCAATGCTGGCACACGAATACCTGAAATCGCATGCCGAGGAATTAAATATAAAGCCACAGGTTTTCGAGAATTGGAATGTGCATGTGCACGTACCTGAAGGGGCAATTCCAAAAGATGGCCCATCGGCCGGAGTGACAATGGTTACGTCGTTAGCATCGGCATTTACCCAGCGAAAAGTGAAGAAAAACCTGGCCATGACCGGTGAAATAACTTTGCGGGGAAAAGTGCTTCCGGTTGGGGGAATAAAAGAAAAAATTCTGGCTGCAAAACGTGCAGGTATTACCGAAGTTATCTTATCGAAAGAAAACAGGAAAAACCTGGAGGATATTAAAGAGGCTTACCTAAAAGGCTTAAAGTTCCATTTTGTTGAAACTATAATGGATGTGCTTGAAATTGCTTTGCTGAAAACAAAAGTAGATAAGCCAATGAAAATTGAATAA
- a CDS encoding polysaccharide biosynthesis C-terminal domain-containing protein, whose translation MQLRTNINNISGLQFFQILRFATLLLISIVFTKTSIGTEAIGNYEYFLFVAALACSFWINAIIQSFLPLFKNNNTFKNKDQKSAELFNVFALISLLSIGVIIVLTSFHFLYSSLPYFRLLLLYIFLSSPAFLLEYIYLLKNKAHRIIWYGLITFLVQFAFVAGPAFLGWDMKYSIVGLVLISAVRYGWLWVLLNKYARFLFSVDFLKEHISLAMPLVASSLLGASAQYIDGFLVLNKFDTSTFAIFRYGAKEFPLVVLMANAMNTALIPEFSSKEKVKESLKVLRAKSARLAHFLFPVSILFILISKWLYPIVFNADFVDSAAIFNIYLLLIISRLVFPHTLLIGLKKTKIVMYASMAELLLNIVLSVIFIEYWGIEGVAFATCIAYSVQKIIWVIYNKTVLNIAAREYIPIPIWAVYSLLTLLAFVVVYF comes from the coding sequence TTGCAGCTAAGAACAAACATAAACAATATTTCCGGCCTTCAGTTTTTTCAGATTCTGAGATTTGCAACATTGCTGCTTATTAGTATTGTATTTACAAAAACTAGTATTGGCACCGAAGCTATTGGGAATTACGAATATTTCCTTTTTGTTGCTGCATTGGCCTGTTCTTTTTGGATTAACGCCATAATTCAGTCGTTTTTGCCCTTGTTCAAAAACAATAATACGTTTAAAAATAAAGATCAAAAATCAGCTGAATTATTTAATGTATTTGCTCTCATAAGTCTGCTGAGTATAGGCGTGATAATCGTTCTGACTTCTTTTCATTTTTTGTATTCCAGCCTACCCTATTTTCGCCTGCTACTTCTGTACATTTTTCTCAGCAGTCCGGCTTTTCTGCTTGAATATATCTATTTATTAAAAAACAAAGCTCACCGGATTATTTGGTACGGGCTAATCACTTTTTTGGTACAATTTGCATTTGTTGCCGGTCCGGCCTTTTTAGGATGGGATATGAAATACAGTATTGTTGGTTTGGTACTGATTTCGGCAGTACGTTACGGCTGGCTTTGGGTTTTATTAAACAAATATGCCCGGTTTTTATTCTCTGTAGATTTTTTAAAAGAACATATTTCGTTAGCAATGCCACTGGTAGCAAGTAGCTTACTTGGAGCATCAGCGCAGTATATTGATGGGTTTTTGGTACTTAATAAATTCGACACCTCCACTTTTGCCATTTTTCGCTACGGTGCCAAAGAGTTTCCGTTGGTGGTGTTAATGGCCAACGCAATGAATACAGCCCTGATTCCCGAATTCTCTTCAAAAGAAAAAGTGAAAGAATCGTTAAAAGTCTTGCGTGCAAAATCTGCGCGATTAGCACATTTTCTTTTCCCGGTAAGCATTTTGTTCATTCTGATTAGTAAATGGCTTTATCCAATAGTTTTTAACGCTGATTTTGTTGACAGCGCAGCAATTTTCAATATTTATTTACTACTGATAATCAGCCGTCTTGTTTTTCCACACACCTTACTAATTGGATTAAAGAAGACAAAAATTGTAATGTATGCCTCAATGGCAGAATTACTGCTAAATATTGTTTTAAGCGTAATTTTTATCGAATACTGGGGAATTGAAGGAGTAGCTTTTGCCACATGTATTGCTTACAGCGTACAAAAAATTATTTGGGTAATTTATAATAAAACAGTGCTAAACATTGCCGCCCGCGAATATATTCCCATACCAATATGGGCTGTTTATTCGCTACTTACTTTACTGGCTTTTGTGGTGGTGTACTTTTAA